One genomic segment of Paenibacillus durus includes these proteins:
- a CDS encoding polysaccharide deacetylase family protein: MRKIIVPALAAAILAGLAVFFGFRQESHEVNFEVGGRVLKSSGPLEYSHHELLVPQTFAESLLGVNIRWDRPAPLPKGVYYKDKVAVLMYHHLSRKPLLPSILSVNRFGDQMKLLKQDGYHVITMEQYRRFMLENGKIPDNAVLLTFDDGYESFYKLAFPILRKYGYTAVDFVIVSDVDNPGKGGLPKLTWQQMREMKKFGMGFYNHTYNLHFYDVVDAEGGKEPALVAQLYINDENRNEYNEEYYRRVKGDLGLAERRLKEELGNTDSALAFPYGAYNDKVLHVTASLGIPLTFTVKEGLTDRGERNAGRINGGSNLRTPAQTIGWIRQFVPKRELTVNGRSVLLAGVQPEFRNGRLLVPLDDICRSLHIAMDYDRHNGTVKLTLPGGHHA, translated from the coding sequence TTGAGAAAAATAATCGTCCCTGCATTGGCTGCTGCAATCCTGGCCGGTTTAGCCGTCTTTTTCGGGTTCAGACAAGAGTCCCATGAAGTCAACTTTGAGGTTGGCGGGCGGGTGCTGAAATCATCCGGTCCCCTCGAATACTCGCATCATGAGCTGCTGGTTCCGCAAACATTCGCCGAAAGCCTTCTGGGCGTAAATATCCGCTGGGATCGGCCGGCGCCTCTGCCAAAGGGGGTCTACTATAAAGATAAAGTGGCAGTCTTGATGTACCATCATCTATCCCGGAAACCGCTGCTGCCCTCTATTTTGTCGGTGAACCGGTTCGGTGACCAGATGAAGCTGCTGAAACAGGATGGCTATCATGTAATTACGATGGAACAGTACCGGCGGTTTATGCTTGAGAATGGCAAGATTCCGGACAATGCCGTGCTGCTTACCTTTGACGACGGCTATGAGAGCTTCTACAAGCTGGCCTTTCCGATTTTGCGAAAATACGGCTATACGGCGGTGGACTTCGTCATCGTCTCCGATGTCGATAATCCCGGCAAGGGTGGCTTGCCCAAGCTGACCTGGCAGCAGATGCGGGAGATGAAAAAATTCGGCATGGGCTTCTACAATCATACCTATAATCTTCATTTCTATGACGTTGTCGACGCCGAAGGAGGGAAGGAGCCGGCGCTTGTCGCGCAGCTCTACATTAACGACGAGAACCGGAACGAATATAACGAAGAATATTACCGCAGAGTGAAGGGAGATTTGGGACTGGCGGAGCGGAGACTGAAAGAAGAGCTTGGCAATACTGATTCGGCGCTTGCTTTTCCGTATGGGGCCTATAATGACAAGGTGCTTCATGTTACGGCTTCGCTCGGCATCCCTCTAACCTTCACTGTGAAGGAAGGGCTGACCGATAGAGGTGAACGGAATGCCGGCCGCATTAACGGGGGCAGCAATTTGCGGACTCCCGCGCAAACGATCGGCTGGATCAGGCAGTTTGTGCCCAAACGGGAATTGACGGTTAACGGGCGCAGCGTGCTTCTGGCGGGTGTCCAGCCGGAGTTCAGGAATGGAAGGCTGCTGGTTCCCCTTGACGACATTTGCCGGTCGCTGCATATCGCGATGGATTATGACCGGCATAACGGTACGGTAAAGCTGACGCTGCCTGGGGGTCATCATGCCTAG
- a CDS encoding metallophosphoesterase family protein, with product MKVGVVSDTHMAGTGKKLPKALIEGLAGVELILHLGDWVDMEVYNELSALAPVDGIAGNNDGQDIVKRFGERKIITVAGARIGMVHGHRPYTGRGTDSNALRAFAGESLDCILFGHSHQPLMRSENGVLLFNPGSPTDKRREKLYSFGLLDIEGGKMAARHIFYESKG from the coding sequence ATGAAAGTGGGAGTCGTTTCAGATACTCATATGGCCGGGACGGGGAAGAAACTGCCGAAAGCGCTGATAGAGGGGCTGGCGGGAGTCGAGCTGATTCTGCATTTGGGCGACTGGGTCGATATGGAAGTCTATAACGAGCTGTCCGCTCTGGCGCCGGTTGACGGAATTGCCGGAAATAACGACGGGCAAGACATTGTGAAGCGATTCGGCGAGCGCAAAATCATTACGGTTGCGGGCGCGCGCATCGGCATGGTTCACGGACATCGGCCCTATACCGGGAGGGGAACGGACAGCAATGCCTTGAGGGCGTTTGCCGGTGAGAGCCTGGACTGTATTTTGTTCGGCCATTCCCATCAGCCGCTGATGCGGAGCGAGAACGGTGTATTGCTGTTCAATCCGGGTTCACCGACGGACAAGCGGCGGGAGAAGCTGTATTCATTCGGACTGCTGGATATTGAGGGAGGGAAGATGGCAGCCCGCCATATTTTTTACGAATCGAAAGGGTGA
- a CDS encoding GNAT family N-acetyltransferase, with amino-acid sequence MAVELRELTVPESKEIYEMAREIGAGENGFVNSLYIAGYSKFLKLLPVLRDYSTGVGLPPGHVPQTLYFLYAEGRPIGYGKLRHWLTDSLRVTGGHIGYCIRPAARGMGYGTALLAGLLDRARGLGIGRTLLTCNEDNARSRRVIENNGGRMAELDNRYCRYWIDLSNDSPAADRDKSK; translated from the coding sequence ATGGCGGTGGAACTGCGTGAACTGACGGTCCCTGAAAGCAAGGAGATTTATGAGATGGCACGCGAAATCGGGGCCGGGGAGAACGGGTTTGTCAACAGTCTCTATATTGCCGGATACTCCAAATTCCTGAAACTGCTTCCGGTTCTGCGGGATTATTCCACGGGGGTCGGCCTTCCGCCGGGACATGTGCCCCAAACCTTGTATTTTCTGTATGCGGAAGGAAGACCGATAGGCTATGGCAAGCTGCGCCACTGGCTGACCGACTCTTTGCGCGTCACTGGCGGCCATATCGGTTATTGTATCCGGCCCGCCGCGCGGGGAATGGGCTACGGCACGGCTCTGCTGGCCGGCCTTCTGGACAGAGCGCGGGGGCTGGGCATCGGCCGGACGCTCCTTACCTGCAACGAAGATAATGCCAGATCGCGGCGGGTTATTGAGAACAACGGGGGGCGTATGGCCGAGCTGGACAACCGGTACTGCCGATACTGGATCGACCTTTCGAACGATTCGCCGGCGGCAGACCGGGATAAGTCTAAATAA
- a CDS encoding GNAT family N-acetyltransferase — translation MFAVRAGLEDLERIVPLFDEYRIFYRQESDRASARAFLEDRLRREESVIFLAVHEDGEGGNHAVGFTQLYPSFSSVTMQRLWILNDLYVTETARKSGAGALLMETAREFAKETGTKGLTLTTWTDNFTAQRLYEKQGYIKDDEFYSYNLFF, via the coding sequence ATTTTTGCGGTGCGGGCGGGTCTTGAGGATCTGGAGAGGATCGTACCTTTGTTCGACGAGTATCGGATTTTTTACAGGCAGGAATCGGACAGGGCAAGCGCCAGAGCCTTTTTGGAAGACCGGCTGCGCAGGGAGGAATCGGTTATTTTTCTTGCGGTCCATGAGGATGGGGAAGGCGGCAACCACGCGGTCGGCTTTACGCAGCTCTATCCTTCTTTCTCATCGGTTACGATGCAGCGGCTGTGGATTCTGAATGATTTGTACGTTACGGAAACGGCGCGGAAAAGCGGAGCGGGTGCGCTGCTGATGGAAACGGCCCGTGAATTTGCGAAGGAGACCGGCACAAAGGGACTGACGCTGACGACCTGGACCGATAACTTTACCGCCCAGCGGCTTTATGAGAAACAAGGCTATATAAAGGATGACGAATTTTACAGCTATAATCTTTTTTTCTGA
- a CDS encoding HAD family hydrolase: MESSGKRAIFFDLDDTLYDHLVPFRNAVREVIKPDESVLDVLHLFDRVRYHSDQLWPRYLQGEFSLDETRVRRMEIAFSEFGIHLSREQATLVQQGYISRQYNIEMIDGVLPQLTRLMEEGHVVGIITNGPVDHQMSKIRGLGVDKLIPADRIFISDAVGIAKPNPEIFAYVNRSTGTKAEDSVYVGDTWHNDVVGALDAGWKMWWYNPRGRELIAGHTPTHIFRNYEEFAGLSIV; this comes from the coding sequence ATGGAGAGCAGCGGTAAAAGGGCAATTTTTTTTGATTTGGACGATACGCTTTATGATCATCTTGTCCCATTCCGGAACGCGGTGCGGGAAGTGATTAAGCCGGACGAGAGCGTGCTGGATGTACTGCATTTATTCGACCGGGTAAGATATCACAGCGACCAGCTATGGCCGAGATATCTGCAGGGAGAGTTCTCCCTGGACGAGACGCGGGTGCGGCGGATGGAGATCGCTTTCAGCGAATTCGGGATACACCTCAGCCGGGAGCAGGCGACGCTTGTGCAGCAAGGCTATATCAGCCGCCAGTACAACATCGAGATGATTGACGGCGTTCTCCCGCAGCTGACGCGGCTCATGGAAGAAGGCCATGTGGTCGGCATCATTACCAACGGTCCGGTAGATCATCAGATGAGCAAAATCCGCGGTCTCGGCGTGGACAAGCTTATCCCTGCGGATCGGATCTTTATCTCGGATGCTGTCGGCATTGCCAAGCCTAATCCGGAAATCTTCGCTTATGTTAACCGGAGTACGGGTACGAAAGCGGAAGACAGCGTGTATGTGGGCGACACTTGGCATAACGATGTGGTTGGCGCGCTGGATGCGGGCTGGAAAATGTGGTGGTACAATCCGAGAGGAAGGGAACTCATTGCCGGTCATACGCCGACCCATATTTTCCGGAATTACGAAGAATTTGCCGGGTTGTCGATTGTTTAG